Proteins encoded by one window of Sulfurospirillum barnesii SES-3:
- a CDS encoding TonB-dependent siderophore receptor — translation MNLLKKSLLSSAVALLMSTHMYADEIIYSLQSQPLKDAIERISKQSKTPYIVKGALLEGKQSREIKEVKGTKNALNKLLENSGLEAVIEDGAIIIQEKKDVSTLNAISISASQDATTEGTGLYTTKSTNTATKLSLSMRETPQSVTVLTQQKLEDIGVTSYQDVLGSITGITLNRWDERINSSARGFDLDYYKIDGLPIYSTWNDRDIDLSMYDRIEVVRGANGLTTGYGNPAMSINMVRKRANSKEPTGSVVVSGGSWDAYSATTDISSGINESGSVRGRLIAKHEDEKSFMDGYTRENNLFYGVIDADVGDFTYISGGFSYQKLERDGIRWGGLPAFYTDGTRTHFSRSLTVSEDWTYWNTEEKSVFMDLEHVLYKDITLNARYLYSEIDTDTALLYFAGAVNKSTGGGLRYMDWEGQTKKKQHTFDVNVNIPFELAGLAQEIITGVSYNIDKTTKYDARYPNGYYTPLGNFYNYTLNLPAPSGTDVPYTLKPEEIEQKAVYLAGNFSLMEDLKLITGARVSSWEYSSDDTTKETRKFDNELTPYVGLVYDLDQHHSVYASYTNIFNPQDKKNASGSYLDPIVGNNYEVGIKGEYFGGLLNTSFSLFKIKQDNVAQDDPLGVFVPGTTTVASVEASGVTSKGFEFDVIGQITDNFSLDFGVANFKAEDADGETYNTKASRTTANLFAKYEFNALTLGGGLNYKSKYYTGSGATKITQDAYTLASLMVAYAIDKNMKLQLNVNNLFDKKYYEGIGNNSMVYGAPRNATLSFKYTF, via the coding sequence ATGAATCTACTAAAAAAAAGCCTTTTAAGTTCAGCGGTTGCATTACTTATGAGTACACATATGTATGCCGATGAAATCATCTACAGCTTACAAAGCCAGCCACTTAAAGATGCAATTGAGCGAATCTCAAAACAATCTAAAACCCCTTATATTGTGAAAGGCGCACTTTTGGAAGGGAAACAATCTAGGGAAATCAAAGAGGTTAAGGGTACAAAAAACGCTTTAAATAAACTTTTGGAAAACAGTGGTTTAGAGGCGGTGATTGAAGATGGGGCAATCATCATTCAAGAGAAAAAAGATGTCTCTACGCTCAATGCGATTTCGATTAGCGCAAGCCAAGATGCAACGACAGAAGGCACGGGGTTGTACACGACTAAGAGTACGAACACCGCAACGAAACTCAGCCTTTCTATGCGTGAGACCCCCCAATCAGTTACGGTTCTGACACAACAGAAGTTAGAAGATATAGGTGTCACGTCTTATCAGGATGTGTTGGGAAGCATTACAGGCATTACCCTAAACCGATGGGATGAAAGGATTAATTCTAGTGCAAGAGGATTTGATTTAGATTATTACAAAATTGATGGATTGCCAATTTATTCAACGTGGAATGATCGGGATATAGACTTGTCTATGTATGACAGAATAGAAGTGGTAAGGGGTGCAAATGGGTTAACAACAGGGTATGGCAATCCTGCGATGAGTATCAATATGGTTCGTAAAAGGGCAAACAGTAAAGAACCCACGGGGAGTGTTGTTGTAAGTGGAGGTTCGTGGGATGCTTATAGTGCAACCACTGATATTAGTTCAGGTATTAATGAAAGTGGAAGTGTCAGAGGTCGGCTTATTGCTAAGCATGAAGATGAAAAATCATTTATGGATGGATATACAAGAGAGAACAATCTTTTTTATGGAGTTATTGATGCAGATGTAGGAGATTTTACGTACATCTCTGGTGGATTTTCGTATCAAAAATTGGAAAGAGATGGTATCCGTTGGGGTGGTCTACCTGCGTTTTATACAGATGGAACAAGAACACACTTTAGCAGGTCGCTTACGGTATCAGAAGATTGGACATATTGGAATACCGAAGAAAAATCTGTTTTTATGGACTTAGAACACGTCCTGTATAAGGACATAACGCTTAATGCAAGGTACTTATACAGTGAAATAGATACAGATACGGCGTTGTTGTATTTTGCGGGTGCAGTCAATAAAAGCACTGGCGGTGGGTTGCGGTACATGGATTGGGAAGGGCAAACCAAAAAAAAGCAACACACCTTTGATGTAAATGTGAATATCCCGTTTGAATTGGCTGGATTGGCACAGGAAATAATTACTGGTGTTTCGTACAATATCGATAAAACTACCAAATACGATGCACGCTATCCCAATGGGTATTATACGCCATTGGGTAATTTTTACAACTACACGTTAAATCTACCTGCTCCTTCGGGAACGGATGTTCCCTATACATTAAAACCTGAAGAGATAGAACAAAAAGCGGTTTATTTAGCAGGTAATTTTTCGTTGATGGAGGACTTGAAACTTATTACGGGGGCTAGGGTCTCTTCTTGGGAATACTCCAGCGATGATACAACCAAAGAGACGAGAAAATTTGATAACGAACTGACTCCTTATGTGGGCTTAGTGTATGATTTAGATCAGCACCACTCTGTGTATGCAAGTTATACTAACATCTTTAATCCTCAAGATAAAAAAAATGCGAGTGGGAGCTATCTTGATCCCATTGTTGGCAATAATTATGAAGTAGGTATTAAAGGTGAATATTTTGGTGGTCTTTTAAATACGTCTTTTTCATTGTTTAAAATCAAGCAAGACAATGTTGCTCAAGATGATCCGTTAGGTGTTTTTGTACCAGGCACAACGACAGTGGCCAGTGTTGAAGCGAGTGGTGTTACAAGTAAAGGGTTTGAGTTTGATGTCATTGGACAAATTACGGATAATTTTAGTTTAGATTTTGGGGTTGCAAACTTTAAAGCAGAAGATGCTGATGGAGAAACGTATAACACCAAGGCATCTCGAACTACCGCTAATTTATTTGCAAAATATGAGTTTAATGCTTTAACATTAGGTGGCGGATTGAACTACAAAAGCAAATATTATACAGGCAGTGGCGCAACAAAAATTACGCAAGATGCTTATACATTAGCAAGCTTAATGGTTGCCTATGCTATTGACAAAAATATGAAACTTCAACTCAACGTCAACAATCTTTTTGATAAAAAATATTATGAAGGTATTGGAAATAATTCGATGGTTTACGGTGCCCCACGTAATGCTACCCTTAGTTTTAAGTATACCTTCTAA
- a CDS encoding FecR family protein codes for MNIDVKIKEEATFWVTCEKEGLSAFQKEELHHWLAQNPLHVKAYQRIRTIYSMSQSLLKENAEQLSITAHKEAQKIKLFEKTKYFARVATILLVISVGTFGIYDTVYALKFTDILSSDTHPLLTHVLPDGSRISCDAKTNMRVAFYANKRVVTLDKGAAMFEVAKDAKRAFIIQSDKINIEVVGTKFEVIHADDSTTINVEEGIVRTYYDASWREKKNEVLLLKADSITYTHEGVVRHYAKINPTKIALWRDNLINFNQVTLKHAMDEFAKYTTIAYSFGEPELENYVITGEFSSNQLDIFLQNLTKIYPLKIAKNDEKIVISKKSQK; via the coding sequence GTGAATATTGACGTTAAAATTAAAGAAGAAGCGACTTTTTGGGTTACCTGTGAGAAGGAGGGGTTGAGTGCTTTTCAAAAAGAGGAATTACACCATTGGTTGGCTCAAAATCCATTACATGTAAAAGCGTATCAGCGCATTAGAACTATTTATTCCATGTCACAATCTCTTTTAAAAGAGAATGCAGAACAACTCAGCATAACGGCTCACAAAGAGGCACAAAAGATAAAACTTTTTGAGAAAACGAAGTATTTTGCCCGTGTTGCCACTATTTTACTTGTTATAAGCGTGGGAACATTTGGTATTTATGACACAGTTTATGCTTTAAAATTCACAGACATATTAAGCTCAGATACGCATCCTCTTCTTACGCATGTGCTTCCTGATGGGAGTCGTATCTCATGTGATGCAAAAACAAACATGCGTGTTGCTTTTTATGCTAACAAAAGGGTTGTTACTTTAGATAAGGGAGCAGCGATGTTTGAAGTCGCTAAAGATGCGAAGAGAGCCTTTATTATTCAAAGTGATAAAATCAACATCGAAGTGGTGGGGACGAAATTTGAAGTGATTCATGCAGATGATTCGACCACCATTAACGTGGAAGAGGGAATTGTGAGAACATACTATGATGCTTCATGGCGTGAGAAAAAGAATGAAGTTCTTCTTTTAAAAGCAGATTCTATTACGTATACTCATGAAGGGGTTGTGCGTCATTATGCAAAGATTAATCCAACAAAAATAGCACTTTGGAGGGATAATCTTATTAATTTCAATCAAGTGACACTCAAACATGCGATGGATGAGTTCGCTAAATATACCACAATCGCATATAGCTTTGGGGAACCTGAGTTGGAAAATTATGTGATTACGGGAGAGTTTTCTTCAAACCAGTTAGATATATTTTTACAAAATCTTACAAAAATATATCCCTTAAAAATCGCAAAAAATGACGAAAAAATAGTAATTTCAAAAAAAAGTCAAAAGTAA
- a CDS encoding RNA polymerase sigma factor, with the protein MLKYYNELLYFAQKLIGNKEDARDLIQETYTKAIAIKDRIDIANERAYLYKIVKNLAIKESMGKQKYESVIFEELIHFEESPHPEELLMQEEHEVAFLSVVHALPSRAKQAFILHTVDGYSRKEIASMMGITTNAVEKLIKRASISIEEELAKKGF; encoded by the coding sequence ATGCTCAAGTATTATAATGAACTTTTATATTTTGCTCAAAAACTCATTGGCAATAAAGAGGATGCACGAGATCTGATTCAAGAGACTTACACTAAAGCAATTGCGATTAAAGATAGAATTGATATTGCCAATGAGAGAGCCTATCTTTATAAAATTGTCAAAAATCTTGCCATCAAAGAGTCTATGGGAAAGCAAAAGTATGAAAGTGTTATTTTTGAAGAGCTGATACATTTTGAAGAGAGTCCGCATCCAGAAGAATTGCTCATGCAAGAAGAGCATGAGGTAGCGTTTTTGAGTGTTGTTCATGCTCTACCATCCAGAGCCAAACAAGCGTTTATTTTACATACCGTTGATGGTTATAGTAGAAAAGAGATCGCTTCAATGATGGGCATTACCACAAATGCTGTTGAAAAACTCATTAAAAGAGCAAGCATTAGTATTGAAGAAGAACTTGCCAAGAAGGGATTTTAA
- the fhuE gene encoding ferric-rhodotorulic acid/ferric-coprogen receptor FhuE gives MTLAQKALATVSLALVFNTSLLAQAYTIQNKTLKEALEIIASQSKLSYAGDSALLDSKKANNISNIEGLEKALEQLLKGTGLEAVVKDNTIIIIESNDVSMLNAIAISASQDATTEGTSSYTTKSTHTATRMNLSIKETPQSVVVVTQQQIEDQKLETITDAIKNITGVSTKTFDSERQSYAARGFDITNYQIDGVPTTWEAGWSGGETSQDLAMYDRVEVIRGANGLISGAGNPSAAINMVRKHATSNEFKGSIEGDVGRWDRYGTTVDMQSPVNEDKTIRARVVGKYQESDSFIDFYENKRNLLYGVVDVDVTDDTLFSAGFSYQENEPTASMWGGLPSWYSDGSKTNLSRSSTTAPKWSAWESEAQTYFSSLEHYFANNIKLYGAYSHSKNTADAKLFYMFGQLDKTTGLGLSGSAGWYDVTREQDNVDIYTSIPFELGGLAHELVAGMMYNEQTLTSYARAGSGLAAIGNFYAWDGSYAEPTWGNSILATKGKTKQLGGYTAGKLSLTDHLKLIAGTRISNWETDVYSYGTTYSYEHTNVMTPYAGVVYDLDANHAVYASYTEIFQPQNYRNKSGGYLDPIEGKNYETGIKGEYFDGKLNATLSVFRIEQDNVAQPDGINMVPGSSDQAYYGASGTVSKGYEIDVNGEISEGWRVSLGWSQFEAKDADGVNVNTTHPRKIAKIYSTYTLGKFTLGGGVNWESETYTAATNPVTGVSEKISQSAYTLVNLMGRYKESKDLTFQVNVNNLFDKKYYSNVGFYNQVSYGEPLNVIASVKYSF, from the coding sequence ATGACATTGGCACAAAAAGCACTGGCTACGGTTAGCCTCGCTTTGGTTTTCAACACAAGCTTGTTGGCGCAGGCTTATACGATTCAAAATAAAACCCTCAAGGAAGCTTTAGAAATTATCGCTTCGCAATCTAAACTCTCTTATGCGGGTGATTCCGCTTTGCTTGATTCTAAAAAAGCGAATAACATTAGTAACATTGAAGGGCTTGAAAAAGCGTTGGAGCAGTTACTTAAAGGCACGGGGCTTGAAGCGGTGGTTAAAGATAACACGATCATTATCATAGAATCTAATGACGTTTCGATGCTAAATGCGATTGCGATTAGCGCAAGCCAAGATGCTACCACGGAGGGCACAAGCTCATACACAACAAAAAGTACACATACGGCAACACGAATGAATTTATCGATTAAAGAGACACCTCAATCGGTGGTGGTAGTCACACAGCAACAAATCGAGGATCAAAAGCTAGAAACCATAACCGACGCTATTAAAAACATTACAGGCGTGAGTACAAAAACTTTTGATAGTGAACGTCAAAGTTATGCTGCGCGTGGTTTTGACATAACTAATTATCAGATTGATGGTGTTCCTACCACATGGGAAGCGGGTTGGAGTGGAGGAGAGACAAGTCAAGATTTGGCGATGTATGATCGTGTGGAAGTCATTCGTGGAGCCAATGGTCTCATTAGTGGAGCGGGAAATCCTTCGGCAGCGATTAACATGGTGCGCAAACACGCCACAAGCAATGAGTTTAAAGGAAGCATAGAAGGGGACGTAGGGCGTTGGGATAGATATGGCACGACAGTTGATATGCAATCTCCTGTGAATGAAGACAAGACGATTCGTGCACGTGTGGTGGGAAAATATCAAGAGAGTGATTCATTTATTGATTTTTATGAAAACAAACGCAATCTGTTGTATGGTGTTGTAGACGTGGATGTGACAGATGATACACTCTTTTCTGCAGGATTTAGTTATCAAGAAAACGAGCCAACTGCAAGTATGTGGGGTGGGTTACCTTCATGGTATAGTGATGGTTCCAAAACCAACCTAAGTCGCTCTTCCACCACAGCGCCTAAATGGAGTGCATGGGAAAGCGAAGCTCAGACCTACTTTTCATCACTTGAGCACTATTTTGCCAATAATATTAAGCTTTATGGCGCTTATTCTCATAGTAAAAATACCGCCGATGCAAAATTGTTTTACATGTTTGGGCAATTAGACAAAACAACAGGGCTGGGATTGAGCGGGTCTGCTGGCTGGTACGACGTGACCAGAGAGCAAGATAATGTGGATATTTACACATCCATTCCTTTTGAACTAGGAGGGTTAGCGCATGAACTTGTGGCAGGTATGATGTATAACGAACAAACATTAACATCGTATGCTAGAGCAGGATCAGGTTTGGCGGCTATTGGTAATTTTTACGCATGGGATGGCTCATACGCAGAACCTACATGGGGAAATAGTATCCTTGCGACTAAGGGAAAAACCAAACAACTTGGTGGTTATACCGCAGGTAAACTTTCACTCACAGATCATTTGAAATTGATAGCAGGAACACGCATAAGCAATTGGGAAACAGACGTTTATTCGTATGGCACGACTTACTCTTATGAGCATACCAATGTGATGACTCCTTATGCGGGAGTTGTGTACGATTTGGATGCCAACCATGCGGTGTATGCGAGTTATACGGAGATTTTTCAACCCCAAAACTATCGCAACAAATCAGGAGGCTACCTTGACCCTATTGAGGGCAAAAACTATGAGACGGGTATCAAGGGGGAGTATTTTGATGGTAAACTCAATGCAACGTTATCAGTCTTTCGTATAGAACAAGACAATGTGGCACAACCTGATGGGATTAATATGGTTCCAGGTTCGAGTGATCAAGCGTATTATGGTGCTTCTGGAACCGTTAGCAAGGGGTATGAAATTGATGTGAATGGTGAAATCTCTGAAGGGTGGAGAGTAAGCCTTGGATGGTCTCAGTTTGAAGCCAAAGATGCGGATGGGGTTAACGTAAATACAACCCATCCTCGAAAAATTGCGAAAATCTACTCAACGTATACGCTTGGTAAATTTACCTTAGGGGGCGGTGTCAATTGGGAGAGTGAAACGTATACTGCTGCCACTAACCCTGTCACAGGAGTTTCTGAAAAAATCTCTCAAAGCGCATACACACTTGTAAATCTTATGGGTCGTTATAAAGAGTCTAAAGACCTTACGTTTCAAGTGAATGTTAACAATCTTTTTGATAAAAAATATTACAGCAACGTAGGATTTTACAATCAAGTCTCTTATGGAGAGCCTTTGAATGTTATCGCCTCAGTGAAATACAGCTTTTAG
- a CDS encoding FecR family protein — MKKTTMMYEIAHQWHMRSREGLNIFEQEAFEQWMEDQKHKSAYEETEHFIASCLKVDDAFIQELEADVLNDEVVATSKALYQRRSFFTSLVAACLVLFLGVGLNQYYFQPIFDQHYATTDQKLLNITLPDMTTVDLDIKSTIDIAYYNHKRTVAFRTGKALFSVAKDVHKPFIIKAGDTVIEVVGTKFEVLHVNDLTTISVLEGVVKVSDKTQSTFYQLKQADSITFNEVGKVLNYGQINPQKIADWKEDALFFDKTTLGDAAAHFAYYTNQTIIFESDDLSFLKLSGKFSTQHFQGFIEAMETIYGLKAKKEKEGITLIRK; from the coding sequence ATGAAAAAAACAACGATGATGTATGAAATCGCACACCAATGGCATATGCGATCACGTGAAGGGCTAAATATTTTTGAGCAAGAAGCATTTGAGCAATGGATGGAAGATCAAAAACATAAAAGCGCTTATGAAGAAACAGAGCATTTTATAGCATCATGTTTAAAGGTTGATGATGCATTTATTCAAGAACTTGAAGCGGATGTTTTAAATGACGAAGTCGTGGCAACGTCAAAAGCATTGTATCAAAGGCGCTCATTTTTCACTTCTTTGGTTGCTGCCTGTTTGGTTTTATTTTTAGGTGTTGGGCTTAATCAGTACTATTTTCAGCCAATTTTTGATCAACACTATGCTACAACGGATCAAAAACTACTCAATATCACCCTTCCTGATATGACCACCGTAGATTTGGACATCAAATCTACCATAGACATTGCCTATTACAATCACAAACGAACGGTGGCGTTTAGAACAGGCAAGGCACTTTTTAGCGTCGCTAAAGATGTCCATAAACCATTTATCATTAAAGCGGGCGATACGGTCATTGAGGTGGTAGGTACGAAGTTTGAAGTCTTACATGTAAACGACCTGACTACGATTAGTGTGTTAGAAGGTGTTGTGAAAGTGAGCGACAAAACCCAAAGTACTTTTTATCAGCTCAAACAAGCCGATTCGATTACGTTTAACGAGGTGGGCAAAGTGCTCAATTACGGTCAGATTAATCCTCAAAAAATTGCTGATTGGAAAGAGGATGCGCTCTTTTTTGACAAAACAACGCTAGGAGACGCTGCGGCACACTTTGCATATTACACCAACCAAACAATTATCTTTGAAAGTGATGATCTCTCTTTTTTAAAACTTTCAGGAAAATTCTCAACGCAACATTTTCAAGGTTTTATTGAAGCGATGGAGACAATTTATGGGCTAAAAGCTAAAAAAGAAAAAGAGGGCATCACGCTTATTCGAAAATAA
- a CDS encoding RNA polymerase sigma factor, translating to MLEYYDEILCYTQRLTGDKVLAQDLTQETYIKVLEARKKSNMIIQKAFLYKVARNLVIDKVRKDKIVHQMPYEEEKHCGEVLSNTQERVDEQIRQETLKACIKNLSPQNKKAFVLYYYKGYSRQEIAQMMGISTNAVEKNITRAVLQLKEQIAKEHP from the coding sequence ATGTTGGAATATTATGATGAAATTTTGTGCTACACTCAAAGGCTGACAGGCGATAAAGTTTTAGCACAAGATTTAACGCAAGAGACGTATATCAAAGTTTTAGAAGCACGTAAAAAGTCAAATATGATTATTCAAAAAGCGTTTCTTTATAAAGTGGCACGCAATCTTGTGATTGATAAAGTTCGAAAAGATAAGATTGTTCATCAGATGCCTTACGAAGAAGAAAAGCATTGTGGGGAGGTTTTAAGTAACACACAAGAGCGAGTGGATGAACAAATAAGGCAAGAGACCTTAAAAGCGTGCATCAAAAACCTCTCACCTCAAAATAAAAAAGCGTTTGTTTTGTACTATTACAAAGGCTACTCAAGGCAAGAGATCGCTCAGATGATGGGCATTAGTACCAATGCAGTTGAAAAAAATATCACCAGAGCGGTTTTACAGCTTAAAGAACAAATAGCAAAAGAGCATCCATGA
- a CDS encoding DsrE/DsrF/TusD sulfur relay family protein, protein MILFIFNNQPYDGSDKTYNALRLAKSLHVKGEKVKIFLMSDAVDMAREAARKPDVYDYDLVALLKELYESGVALGVCGTCLTRCGIYKNQPYFNDTIKGTMGMLTEWSIEADKVLSF, encoded by the coding sequence ATGATACTCTTCATTTTTAACAACCAACCCTATGATGGAAGCGACAAAACATACAACGCTCTACGCCTTGCAAAATCTTTACATGTAAAAGGTGAAAAAGTAAAAATATTTTTGATGAGCGATGCGGTTGATATGGCACGTGAAGCCGCACGAAAACCTGATGTTTACGACTATGATTTAGTCGCATTGCTTAAAGAATTGTATGAAAGTGGCGTAGCATTAGGTGTGTGCGGAACATGTTTAACACGTTGTGGTATTTATAAAAATCAACCCTATTTTAACGATACCATTAAAGGCACTATGGGGATGCTGACTGAATGGAGCATTGAAGCAGACAAAGTACTAAGCTTTTAG
- a CDS encoding DnaJ domain-containing protein, producing the protein MCYETFQKALDTLGVIGGMDKKEIRRCYLALSKKYHPDVHAQESGKFQEIHEAYTLLMDYAENFRFRFSQQEFQEQFPFWDDSHSDWHTKI; encoded by the coding sequence ATGTGCTACGAAACATTTCAAAAAGCCCTCGATACTTTAGGCGTGATTGGAGGAATGGATAAAAAAGAGATTCGTCGATGTTATCTTGCTTTATCCAAAAAATATCATCCTGATGTTCATGCGCAAGAAAGTGGAAAATTTCAAGAAATTCATGAAGCCTACACACTCTTGATGGATTATGCGGAAAATTTTCGCTTTCGTTTTAGCCAACAAGAGTTTCAAGAACAGTTCCCTTTTTGGGATGATTCTCACTCTGATTGGCATACTAAAATTTAA
- a CDS encoding superoxide dismutase codes for MFQKSFVQKSLMALVFSWFFVPALMAADAFSLAPLPYGYDALEPAIDKETMQIHHGKHHQAYVSNLNAQVATYPELASMNLEAIMASISKYNAAVRNNGGGHYNHALFWKLMAPMGKGGMPSATLSKAIERDFGSLEKMKEAFEKAGATRFGSGWAWVVVTSDKKLAVTSTPNQDNPLMDVADIKGTPILAVDVWEHAYYLKYQNKRGDYLKQWWSVVNWNEVNARFDAAMK; via the coding sequence ATGTTTCAAAAATCGTTTGTACAGAAGAGTTTGATGGCACTTGTTTTCTCATGGTTTTTTGTTCCTGCACTCATGGCCGCAGATGCGTTTAGTTTAGCACCTTTACCTTATGGTTACGATGCTTTAGAACCTGCTATTGATAAAGAAACGATGCAGATACATCATGGTAAACATCATCAAGCGTATGTCTCAAATCTTAATGCGCAAGTGGCAACGTATCCTGAACTTGCATCTATGAATTTAGAAGCTATCATGGCAAGCATCTCTAAATATAACGCAGCAGTACGTAACAATGGCGGTGGACACTATAACCATGCTCTTTTTTGGAAGTTAATGGCACCTATGGGAAAAGGGGGAATGCCTTCAGCTACGCTTTCCAAAGCAATTGAGCGTGATTTTGGAAGTCTTGAGAAGATGAAAGAGGCGTTTGAAAAAGCAGGAGCTACTCGTTTTGGTTCGGGCTGGGCATGGGTAGTTGTAACGTCCGATAAAAAATTAGCGGTGACATCAACACCCAATCAAGACAATCCTTTAATGGATGTGGCTGACATCAAAGGAACTCCTATCTTAGCGGTGGACGTATGGGAACATGCGTATTATCTCAAGTATCAAAATAAACGAGGTGATTACCTCAAACAGTGGTGGAGTGTGGTGAATTGGAATGAGGTCAATGCACGCTTTGATGCGGCAATGAAATAA